From the Leptospira andrefontaineae genome, the window TTGTTCTATTTGATCTGCCTGATACAATATCTAACTAACTCTAGTGACCCTTTAAATTTTCAACTCTCTTGGTTTTATGTAGGACTTCGGGTTTTGCATAGTACAGTCCATCTCACTTATAACAACGTTATTCATAGATTGATCATTTTTGCGACCAGCAATTTGATCTTGTTTGGGATATGGGTGAATTATTTCAGAAAATTTATAGAAATTATTTTTTGGGGATAAAAATTTCTTTAGATAATGCCCTATCCAAGGTCTTTAATCCCATAAAACGGCCTAATCGTTCGTATTCTCCACCAGGAGAATAAAAAGGAGCTAAGAATATAAAGAAAATCTGATAATAATAATCGTAGGTTTCCGTTAAGTCTACTGAACCTAAAAGTTCTCCTTTTGAATTATAAAAATCAGTGCTCATGGCAAACGAGCCCTCTTCTCTATATGGACGAAAACCCCAACCTTTAGAAAATGCGTAATCCATTCCCCTATCTTCTGCCTGAGCTTCTACGATCTTAATTTGTACCTTAAGATCTCCATCTTGTGTAGTTACCACTTCCCTAAACAATCCGGAATCCTCATATGCGGAAACTAAAAGTTCTGTCCAAATTCCTTCTCGGTTCTTTTGTTCTTCCTCTTCCAGATTATAAGCGTGATCATCCTTCTCCGGGATATAGATCACTTTAAGAGAAACTTTTTTATAATGTTTTAATACTTTTCCCTCGTTTAAGGTAGAAGGAGAAGAAAGTTCCGATCTTGAAACAATAATACAGTTCGTGAACAAGATGGATAAAAGGAAAAGATTGAGAATATATATTCGAAAAAAAGAATACATGGGTACGATATATAAAAAGAGAAGGACTATTTTTCTTTTTGCAATAATTCCAAATGTTCTCTGGAGAGCAACCATAACGTAGATCCGGGATCTATGGCTACCCCGGAAACTCCCTTATTTTGTAGGCCCAATGCCCATAATTCTCTCGCTGAGATCGGAACAAGCGCAGTCTCTTTTTTAAAATAACGGAATGATTCAGAAGGATGGGAGAATGCAGGTAAAAACACCCTGCCACGTTCATCGCTTACATACAGTAATACGATAGGTTCCGGTCCTTTTTTAGGCGGAGTTTTCTTCTTTTTTTTAGCGGCTGCTTTCTTTTTAGGTTTTGCCTTTTTAGCAGCCGCTTCCGCGCCAGCATGAGGGATCAAAAAATAAGCTTTTGTAAGTTCGGCAGAAAGTTTTTCTAAATTTTTCTCGGAGCGATTTTTAGAATAAAGATAGATTGCCTCCCTAAAATTTGCATTTTCTCCATCAAACTTAGGGATAGGTTCGAAATATTCTTTAATAGAAGAGAGAACTTTTTTGAAACTGGACATCTTACTTTTGTAATTCTGCAGATTTGTTTGCGAACTTCAAACTATTCAAATCCTTAGGTTGGATAAAATACCAGCCTACTAAAACTGCTGCTAAAGAAATTGCAGATACGAATAGAACTCCATAACTAGCTTTAGGAGAATCTAATTTAGAAATTTCTCCTTCTTCGGAACTCATGTAAGCAAGTATTCCTACTTTTACATAATAGTATAATGCTAATGCGGAGTTTGCAATCCCTCCGATAAGCAATAATCTGGAGATCTGATCCGTTCCTTCTGCGATCTTTTGGAATAGAAATAATTTTGCCCAGAATCCGCCCAAAGGAGGAATTCCCGCTAAAGAAAGGAAAAATATGAACAGTGCAAAGCTTGTCCAAGGTCTCGACTTTGCAAGTCCGCCAATGGATTCATACGTTACGTGGCGATTCCCTTCTTCCAAGAAAGAAAGAATAGCAAACGCTCCCAGACTCATGAAAGAATATACGATCAGATAGAATAAAGCTTCTTCTTTCCCGCCTAAAGAAATCCCTGCGACTACGTAACCTGCGTGAGCAATGGAAGAATATGCCAGAACTCTCTTTAAACTTGTCTGCTTTAAAGCCACAAAGTTTCCGTAAGTCATGGACATGAGCGCCAAAATTCCCATGATCCAGGTCCATTCTCCGCCTGAATTGGAAACAGGAAGTTTTGAAAAGACGACCAGCAATAATCCCATGGAGGCGGACTTGGAAGCAGTGGCCATAAATCCCGTAACTGGAGTTAATGCACCTTCGTATGCATCAGGTGTCCAAGAATGATAAGGGAAGAGAGCGATCTTGAATGATATCCCGGTTAATAGAAGTAATAATCCGATCTTGGTAAAATTGGAATCAAATCCGGAACTCAGTAAAGGTTTTAAGGAATCTTGCAGATGAGTTGTGCCAGATCCTCCGAATAAGAACGCCATTCCGAATAAGAAAAATCCGGTAGAAAAACTTCCTAAAAGGAAATATTTCAAGCTAGCTTCTAAAGAAAAAACATCACTTCTTGCCATTCCAACCAGAACGTATAGGCAAACCGACATCAATTCCAATCCTACGAAGATTGTAACCGTATCCGTTCCTGAAGTCATTAGGAACATTCCTACTACTGAAAAAAGAAGAAGTGGGTAAAACTCCGGAAATTCCATATTATGTTGTTCTAATACTCTCGGAGAAGCAAGAACGGTACAGAATGCGGCAATCAGATATAATGCCCCAAACCAGAAACCAATTGTGGAAACTTCGTAATGTCCTGAAAAATAAGACCCGACTCCAGGATTCGACTGAGAAACAAACAATGAAAAGAATGCGGCGATCAATACCAGACCGGAGGTAAATCTAACGATCCTAAATTCAAATCCTTGGAAAATGAATTGTAATCCAAGTAATAAGATCCCTCCTCCGGAAAGCACCAGAATAGGAAGTATAGAGATTAGATCGTTGGAATTTGGAATTAAATTCATTCTTCCGCCTCTTGGGACACTGTCTTTTTACCTGGGATCCCTGTTCCTCTTCCGGAACTGATCCTATCCTCGTAACTCGGAGGCTCGGTGCCTAAGGTCCTATAATTTATAAATTTCTTCTTGGTATTTCTCAAATTACCTTCTTGTTCCAAAAAGGCTCTTTCCTGCAGCGCTTGTTTAGAAGTTAGGTTCAACACCACTCTGGCGCTCGGTTTCAAATACGTTAACAAAATATTCGGAAAAATCCCTGTTAATATTATAATTCCAGCAACTATGGAAACTATAAACTTCTCTCGGATATTTAAAGGAGATAGTCCGGAAGACAAGGAATTCGGTTCACCGAATAACAAGTTTCGAGCAAAATATAACATATACCCGGCAGCAAAAATCACTGCAGATCCCGCTAAGAACCCATAAATAAGACTGTATTTGAAAGTCCCGATCAGGACTAAAAATTCTCCAACAAACCCGTTTGTGCCAGGAAGACCGGCACTCGCAAAAGCCGCCAAACCTATCGCCACTGCCAGGAACGGAGCGGATTTAGCCAGACCGGAATAATCCTTTAATTCGTTGGTCCCCGTTCTTTCATGCAAGAATCCTAATATAAAGAAAAGAAGCCCGGAAGTGAATCCATGATTCACCATTTGTAACATTCCCCCGGCCACACCTTCTTCCGTTAGAGTCAAGATCCCTAAGATACAAAATCCCATATGAGAAAGAGAAGAAAATGCAATGAGGCGTTTGCTGTTTTTCTGAGTTAAGGCTACAAGAGCCCCATAAACGATCCCTGCAACAGCAAGAGCAATGAGCAGATTACGATATTCTAAAAATACCTGAGGGAAAAGCGGGATAACAACTCTTACGTAAGCGAATAATCCTATCTTTAATAGAATACCAGCCAAATCAACGGAACCTACAGTCGGAGCTTCCTCATGAACATCAGGCATCCAAGTATGGAAAGGGAATAAAGGCACCTTGATCGCGAATGCGAAACTAAATCCTACAAATAACCAAAACTTAATATTCCCAGGAATAGAATTCAAGGAAACCACAGCCAATTCTTCCAGATCGAATGTGTGAGTATAATTATATAAAACCAAGATGCTAGCGAGCATGAAAACGGATCCGGTAAATGAAAATACCAGATATTTCATTGCAGCTTTGATTCTGCCTTTTTCTCCCCAGATCCCCACCATCAATGTGAAAGGTAAGACCATCCATTCCCAGAAAACGTAGAATTGGATCAGGTTAACCGAAAGAAAAACCCCGACCACTCCTGTTTCCACTAAAAGAAGAAGTATAAAAAATTCTCTGATCCTATGTTTTACATTAGAAAAAGCGGATAAAACGGAAAGGAAAAATAGAAGTGCAGACATCGTCACAAGCAATAAAGAAAATCCATCAATTGCTATATGATAGTCCAATCCTCCCGATTGCAATTCCAGGAAGTTCCAGATACGATGAGTAAATTGAAGACCACTATCTCCTTTCAGAAATTCTAAAAAGAGTGGAATGGTCATCGCGAGAACTCCCAGAGTTACGATCGAAGACCAAACACGGATCCATTTTTCATTTTTAGAAATGAATAAGAATGGGATCCCTAAAACAGGAAGAAATAATAGAATGCTTAAATAATACTGGGGCACTTAGATTCCCCTCCATAAGAATACGGACAAGATCAAAACAGTCCCTAAGACAATTAGAAAAGCGTAATCTACTACAGTTCCTGTTTGGATCCTACGTAGTAATGAAGAGACTCCTCCGGAAAACTTTCCTGTCCCGGTCAAAACCTTATCGATCAAACGTTTCTCTACTACTTCCGATAAGAATTCGGATAATGCAGAGATCGGCCCGATCAGGACATTTTTGAAAATTTCATCTATGAAATACTTGTTTGCTGGAAGAATTCTCCAGCCGGTATAAGAGGATTCATCTAAAGGCAGCTTCTCTTTTTTGCCGAAAAAGAACCAATAAATCCCGACCCCAAGAAAGATTGCTCCTAAAGAAAGTCCGGCGAGTAGGAGTTCCAACTCATGGCTTAAATGATGGACTTCCAAAGCACCTTTTTGCTGAGAATAATACAATAATCCTTTTGCAAACACCGGAGAGAAGTATCTCTCCAAGAAATCAATCCCTCCCCCTAAGGATTCAGGGACCAATAAATATCCGGAAAATGCGGCGCCCAATGCCAAGATCACTAATGGAACAGTCATAGTCCAAGGAGATTCGTGAGGATGCACATGATTAGAAACTCTGGACTTGCCGGTAAACGCCAAAAACGTTAGGCGAAACATATAGAATGTAGTTAAGAATGCTGTAGCAATCCCCATCCCGAAGAATACCGGATGAAAATAGAACGCTTTTTCTAAGATAAGATCTTTCGAGAAAAATCCGCTGAATGGAGGAGCTCCTACAATCGCCAAGGTTCCCAAAAGGAAGGTCCACCAAGTGATCTTCATTTGGGACTTGAGTCCTCCCATTCTTCTTAAATCCTGCTCGTCGGATAATCCGTGGATCACTGAACCGGAACCTAAGAAAAGAAGCGCTTTAAAGAATGCATGAGTTAGTAAATGAAAAAGGCCAGCCACATACGCGCCTGTGCCCATCGCAACAAACATATAACCCAATTGAGAAACAGTAGAATAAGCTAAAACTTTTTTGATATCGTTTTGATAAACGCCTATGGTTGCCGCAAAAAAAGCAGTGAATGTTCCTATACAAACGATCCAGAAACCTACTTTAGGAACTAATATAAATATAAAATTCAATCTCGCAATCAGGAAGAGTCCTGCAGTCACCATTGTTGCAGCATGGATCAAAGCGGAAACCGGAGTAGGTCCAGCCATCGCATCAGGCAACCAAACATGGAATGGGAACTGAGCGGATTTACCCATCGCGCCTATAAAGAAACAGATAGCTACAAAAGGAAGTGCGTTCAGTAAAAACTTTGCCTGAGGCAAAGATTCAGAAATTGTAATAAAGGAAACAGAACCTGCTAGCCAATAAGTGAGAGCAATCCCTCCGATCATCGCCAAGTCTGCGATCCTATTAGTAACGAAAGCCTTGATACTTGCCTGTGCCGCATTTTCCTTATGAGTATCAAAACCGATCAGAAGATAAGAACAAAGTCCCACACCTTCCCAACCAAAGAAGAGAACCACCAGGTTTTCCGCTAAAACCAAATGGAGCATGAAAAATACGAATAAGTTCAGATAAGAAAAAAATCTTCCAATCCCGGGATTACCTTTCATGTATCCGATGGAATATAGATGGATCAAACTTCCGATCCCGGTAATGATCAAGGCCATGAAAAGAGAAAGTTGATCTACTTGGTAAGCAAGATCCGCTTTAAAATTTCCGACTTCTACCCAATTGAATAGAGTTACGATTTGAGCATCTTGTCTTTCTAAAGGATGAAATTGAAGATAAGCGAATACGCTCGCCGCAAAGGATACAAAGGACAACGAGGTTCCAATCGGACCTGAAAGGCCTTTCCAATATCTTCCGAATAATGCGTTTAATACGGATCCAAGAAGAGGAGAAAAAGCCAGAACGGATATGAGGATTTCCCAACTC encodes:
- a CDS encoding MAPEG family protein → MQKEYWLLPIGALALLTFFVLLQIPIRRLYAGFIGKVIPEDFKFGESKNVPQWVTIANRNYMNLLEMPLLFYLICLIQYLTNSSDPLNFQLSWFYVGLRVLHSTVHLTYNNVIHRLIIFATSNLILFGIWVNYFRKFIEIIFWG
- a CDS encoding SseB family protein, translated to MSSFKKVLSSIKEYFEPIPKFDGENANFREAIYLYSKNRSEKNLEKLSAELTKAYFLIPHAGAEAAAKKAKPKKKAAAKKKKKTPPKKGPEPIVLLYVSDERGRVFLPAFSHPSESFRYFKKETALVPISARELWALGLQNKGVSGVAIDPGSTLWLLSREHLELLQKEK
- a CDS encoding NADH-quinone oxidoreductase subunit N; amino-acid sequence: MNLIPNSNDLISILPILVLSGGGILLLGLQFIFQGFEFRIVRFTSGLVLIAAFFSLFVSQSNPGVGSYFSGHYEVSTIGFWFGALYLIAAFCTVLASPRVLEQHNMEFPEFYPLLLFSVVGMFLMTSGTDTVTIFVGLELMSVCLYVLVGMARSDVFSLEASLKYFLLGSFSTGFFLFGMAFLFGGSGTTHLQDSLKPLLSSGFDSNFTKIGLLLLLTGISFKIALFPYHSWTPDAYEGALTPVTGFMATASKSASMGLLLVVFSKLPVSNSGGEWTWIMGILALMSMTYGNFVALKQTSLKRVLAYSSIAHAGYVVAGISLGGKEEALFYLIVYSFMSLGAFAILSFLEEGNRHVTYESIGGLAKSRPWTSFALFIFFLSLAGIPPLGGFWAKLFLFQKIAEGTDQISRLLLIGGIANSALALYYYVKVGILAYMSSEEGEISKLDSPKASYGVLFVSAISLAAVLVGWYFIQPKDLNSLKFANKSAELQK
- a CDS encoding complex I subunit 4 family protein; protein product: MPQYYLSILLFLPVLGIPFLFISKNEKWIRVWSSIVTLGVLAMTIPLFLEFLKGDSGLQFTHRIWNFLELQSGGLDYHIAIDGFSLLLVTMSALLFFLSVLSAFSNVKHRIREFFILLLLVETGVVGVFLSVNLIQFYVFWEWMVLPFTLMVGIWGEKGRIKAAMKYLVFSFTGSVFMLASILVLYNYTHTFDLEELAVVSLNSIPGNIKFWLFVGFSFAFAIKVPLFPFHTWMPDVHEEAPTVGSVDLAGILLKIGLFAYVRVVIPLFPQVFLEYRNLLIALAVAGIVYGALVALTQKNSKRLIAFSSLSHMGFCILGILTLTEEGVAGGMLQMVNHGFTSGLLFFILGFLHERTGTNELKDYSGLAKSAPFLAVAIGLAAFASAGLPGTNGFVGEFLVLIGTFKYSLIYGFLAGSAVIFAAGYMLYFARNLLFGEPNSLSSGLSPLNIREKFIVSIVAGIIILTGIFPNILLTYLKPSARVVLNLTSKQALQERAFLEQEGNLRNTKKKFINYRTLGTEPPSYEDRISSGRGTGIPGKKTVSQEAEE
- the nuoL gene encoding NADH-quinone oxidoreductase subunit L is translated as MSWEILISVLAFSPLLGSVLNALFGRYWKGLSGPIGTSLSFVSFAASVFAYLQFHPLERQDAQIVTLFNWVEVGNFKADLAYQVDQLSLFMALIITGIGSLIHLYSIGYMKGNPGIGRFFSYLNLFVFFMLHLVLAENLVVLFFGWEGVGLCSYLLIGFDTHKENAAQASIKAFVTNRIADLAMIGGIALTYWLAGSVSFITISESLPQAKFLLNALPFVAICFFIGAMGKSAQFPFHVWLPDAMAGPTPVSALIHAATMVTAGLFLIARLNFIFILVPKVGFWIVCIGTFTAFFAATIGVYQNDIKKVLAYSTVSQLGYMFVAMGTGAYVAGLFHLLTHAFFKALLFLGSGSVIHGLSDEQDLRRMGGLKSQMKITWWTFLLGTLAIVGAPPFSGFFSKDLILEKAFYFHPVFFGMGIATAFLTTFYMFRLTFLAFTGKSRVSNHVHPHESPWTMTVPLVILALGAAFSGYLLVPESLGGGIDFLERYFSPVFAKGLLYYSQQKGALEVHHLSHELELLLAGLSLGAIFLGVGIYWFFFGKKEKLPLDESSYTGWRILPANKYFIDEIFKNVLIGPISALSEFLSEVVEKRLIDKVLTGTGKFSGGVSSLLRRIQTGTVVDYAFLIVLGTVLILSVFLWRGI